TTACTAAGGCAAATGATAGAATTACcttatgcaaaaatccttaaattTAGGATAGAAAAGGCAACCACCTTGGGCTTGATACAGGTCTTTTAAAAGATGGAAGAAGGTCCTTCTGAGCTGATGGGATGTATCATCTACATCTTTCTTTGAGAATGGTTTCTGAATGCTTGTGATAAAAAACGTGTGGTCTTTATGAAATGCTATTTAATGCTAACTAACTTTAGATGATCTTGGCTGTAATGGACTTTTAAAGAAATCCTATCTGTAATGCATTGGAGTAAATTTTATTGAAGTCAATTGCTGTATCCTATCAACAGCTTTAATAAGCTGGGCTTCAGATTTTCCATTTCAAAAGATAACAGGATCTTGTAGTAGATGGGTTATGTGAAATTACATagagaaaaattctaaatataagtAATAGCAATTTTCTCCCTTCAGGTAAGAAATAAGACTTGCATTTGTGATATCAAAAATCACCTGAGAAATGAAAAGCAACCCAAAAGTACCCAGGAGGCCCATTTACTTACTGATGACAACTGTGCCATTCCCAGGAATATCTTGGTCGGCTGGGTAAGAAATCTGATGTCCCTTGGTTTTTCACTCTTTGGGGAAATCTGAGCAGCACCCTGTGATCATAATCTCTGACATCTGCCCTGTATGCTGTACTgtgattttgaaaaaagaaaaattattatattcaTGGAATATTAACTAAAgacaaaactacaaataaaacatCCATTATATAGTAGTGACAATCCTCCTTTCCCAACTAGACTATCAGTTCCAAGAGTCTAaggcattttgtttctttttgttcattgctgAATCCAAAGCTCCTAGAACCGTCTTGGAGTAGTCAGAGCTCAATGAATATTtggtgaataagtgaatgaataacaCCTATGGAAATCCACAGATCTTAACAGTAAAAACATAATAAGcattaaaaatctaaatgtcaGAAGTAAACTTTAGAATCAATTCAAGTTTGATCATATGAATGAGTGAAACTGAAGTGGAAATAATCccccaataaaaaaaataattcatagatGTTTATTACAAACTTCAAActtaacaaaacttttaaaaaagttaatgagCTGCAAACTGAGGAAATAACTCTAAAAGAGCATACCCagatttaaattaataattttgtaaCTTCACTATCCCAAAACAATGGCAGTACTGTAAAAACATCATAGGGAGTTCAATGGTGTGAGTGATGCAAGACTCAGGAATGAAAATGAGCTTGGATTTCTTCACTTCCTTTAGCCTGACAATTATAAAGGGTCAAAGTGGAAGAAATGTACAAATAAACATCACTGTGTTCCTACTAATATATTTAGTGTGTCTATATGTTCAGGTGGTATTGATGACcttattttacactttaaatttttattaaaacatcttTTGCTCCCTCTGCTGTTTCCCAGCAGTAAACCCAGAGAACCCCAATCCCAgagttactattttattttagaatagtggAAAAACAAAGCTCTTGCTCACGGTCTTATTCTGGCTGAAGTAATACCAAAACAACCAAGTTCATCGTGGTCTCaaacaaaagaggaaaacttAGTCTTTACCAATGAGGCTACGATGGCAAATTTGCCCCGAATCTTTTAAGGGGGTATTAACACACCCTTCCATTACAATAAATTTTTTGAATTACTGTATAGTTGTTTTATGAAAAGTGATTGGAACAATTGACTCCCAAGTTTAAGTATCTTGGAAAAAGAGCATGAGACTTTCAGTCTCCAGGATAAGGGTTTCCTCCACCTCTGTGATTCCTGCTGCACTTTGAGACAGAACCCACAgaaatcttcaaaaatattaactctCCGTCCAGGTCAGCATGCCCAGGAGGTCACGTCCCACTTCCCAGCTCTTGTCCCACTTCCTAACACTTGTCTGCGCGAAGCAGTAGCAGTCAGAACCAGGCACCAGAGCGCCCCCTGAAGGTAGACCGGGGAGCGGGGCCTCAGACATATCAGCCCGTACCTGGCCAGACAGTTTTCCTCCGCCGCGCATCTCAGGTTGTACATGGACATCTTCTGCACGTACGTGGACGCCTGGATGTAGTAGGGGTCGGCCACCAGGTCTGGGAGACCTAAACGTCAGCAGGCGACGGGCGCAGCAGTGAAACAACCCGGCGCCCCCCGCTCCAACTCCCTACCCCTCTAGGTCCCTTACTCCTCACCCTTCGCCCACCGGGACTGCAGAGTGGAGCGGAGGACAGCAAGAGAACTGGGGACGCCCGGGACTGCAAAGCAATGTGAAAAGGAAGCAGGAGGGGCCAGACGCGCGGTTTGCACTGGATTCCAGGGCTGCCACTGCAGGCGCGTGGGGGAGGGATCGGATCTGCGAGGACCGGGGCCCGCCGCGCCCAGGCAGCCACGTCGAGAAGCCACATAGCTGGGGACCAGGTGCACGGGTGCTTCCAGCGGACTTGGGGGTACTTACCGTACTGGAAGTAGCCAGTGCCGTATCCGGGCCGGTACCTGCCCCCAGGTCTGGGCCTTTCATAAGTATCGTAGTAGTTGTAATAAGGGTTGTCGTCAGAGTACTTGTAGGGGTTGTAAGGGTCGTCGCCCACCATGCCGTCCACGCGGCTGGGCGGCCGCAGGTTACTGAGCGCAGGAACTTCTCCCGGCGCTGTCTGGTTCTCCGCGCGCGAGGCGCCAGCTTCGCGGGCTCTAGATGTCGAGTAGCCAGCTTGGAACCAGTGACGGGCGGTGGGCCTGGGGCGGCCAGCGGTGACTCCAGATGAGCCGGCCGTCCGCGTTCGCGCCGCGGCGGTGCGGTTGTCGCGGATCAGCAGGATCGGAGTGCGGGGCTGCTGGGCGGAGGCGTTGGCTGCACCAGGGACGGCGGCGCCCGGGTCCCGGCGGCGCTGAGGCTGGTACTGTGAGCCCAGGCTCAGCAAGCTGAACACCTGCCCGTTGTTCTCCCATTGGATCTGCTGGCGCCAGGCGCCCGGAGCCGCCGGCGGCTCGCGCGGGGGCTGCTGTTGGCCGGCGGCGGGAGGGGCGCAGTGCACTAGCGCGCAGAGCTGCAAAGGCCCGAGCAGGAGCACGGTCCAGGCGAAGCGCATCACTCCTTTTGCCAGATTGACCCCGCTCGAGGAGGACGTGgctcacagaaaataaaaacggGGCTCAAATCACGTGAGGGAAGGAGAAATCTTCAACCAAGGAGGCGAGCGGAGCACGGGTATCTCAGTCTCCACCAAGCAATGCCAAGGGTGGGATTCAGACCCTTCCCCAGTCAAGGCGGCTGCTCGGACGTGGcacccttccctttcccctttctcaGTCCTGGAAGGCAACGGGGAGCGGCGCGGCAGTCCCGGAGAGCGGGCAGTGTCTGGagtgaaggaaggaggagagattTTAAACTTTCTGGCACGTTTGCAAAGTTACACAAGCCGTTCTGGCCCGGCCGCCCCTCAGCTATTTGTTCACGTAATGCGATTGGAAACGTGCAAGGCGGACAGCTCCTCgcctctgcccctccctctctcccgtccctgccctcctccccccaGACACGTTGCACAGGGAGCGTTAAGGGGAAAGAACAAAACGGAACACACATCCTGAGACACACTGGCTTAATCTGGGGCGAACATGCAGGAATTTCAAAAAACTCAGACAGGCGAAGGCAGCCAGGCCATGGGGCGACGCCAAAATATGCACGAAGAAAAATGCTATTAGGTCACCAGCCCTTGAGAGGCGGGAAGTCGGGAGGTTGGGAGGGTGCTGGGGGTGAGAGGGGGGCGGGGGAGGATTGTGACTAAAGTTTATCCATAAAAGAGTTAACCAGACACATTTCCCAACGCACACTCTCTCGCTTTTATGGGAAGCGCCCTCAGCAAATAAACCCCAGGAtatcaaattttgtttttctgtgtgtagGTAATATGAGAAATGGGTTACAAATTTATTTCCTacagtgaatattttaataaCCAAAAGTGAAATTGTACAGGGAACAAAGCCAGCTAACGCTGCAGCTATGAATAAACCTGTCTCTTTTTCAAAATGCCGGCCTGATTTGTACTTTGAGTAGAAGTGGAGAACCATCTTTCATCTCCACAGTGTCTACAAGGAAGATTCATTAAAGACTAGAACAAGTCTGCATGAGAAAGCACTCAGAAGGCATCTTCACATATGCATTTTATAAgacatttttctccttcatcttATAAAGAAGTTTgactttggatttaaaaaaaaattaaatcacctCTGTTAAATACTGAAAGTCAGTAAAACATCGCATGCTGTTTAATTTATCTTCCAATCTAAacaaagaagttgctgaagaAACAGCCTTAGAGTTTAGATTTTGGTAAAGAGAAGGAAGTAGGAGTGGTCAGAAAAGAATATAGGTGGGGGATAAATTATGCTGACTGGAAAGAGATACATAATGGACGAGTTATTCATATACCACTCAGGGTTTGGGCAGTGCTAGAAACTTTGCAACAAAAAATGGTTACTAAATGGTCTGATTTAACACTACTACTCAAAACCAGATTTTGGTAACCATTTTATTGGTCTCATCATTGGGCTATTGTCCAGACATACTTCAATATTCACATACCTCTGTTAGTCTCTGTCTCTCCATATTTAATCACCACATTTTGGTGGTGTGGTGGACCTCTGCTGATTTTGACTGCCTCacatccattttccttttctttctagtAAGAACAACCGGATTTTCCTTTGAGGGGCTTCCCACCCACCCCACTCAGTTGCATAGTGGAAGGACTGAGCATTTATGAGACTTACCCACTTCAAGAAGTGGTCATGAGATCCAGGTTTGGCCAATCAAGCCATCTCTCTAGATGGTTTAATTTTATCTGGGATCTGAATCTTGAGCAGAAGGACACTGTCAAAAATGTTGCTCCTCAAACTACTAAAGAAAGTGcccaggcctggcgcagtggctcacacctgtaatcctagcactttgggaggccaaggcgggcggatcattatcattcgaggtcaggagttcgagaccagcctggccaacatggcaaaaccccatctctactaaaaatacaaacaaacaaacaaacaaacaaaaaattagctgggcatggtggcacatgtctgtaatcccaaactactctggaggctgaggctggagaattgcttgagcccggagaattccttaagcccaggaggcagaggttacagtgagcggagatccaccactgcactccaacttgggcaacagagtgagactccatctaaaaaacaaacaaacaaatgaaaaagtgcCCATTATGTCTTGCTACATGGATCCGTCCCCTGCCCCGTCACCCAAGCTACTTTAGGTGAGTACATTCTAAGACCTGGTTCTTcagcatttccttctttctttcttactcccCGACCCACCCCCCCATCCCCCCCATACATTCCTTTGTGACTGAACATGGTCAGagtcaatttctgttgttttccacCTAAGAAGGCTGACTGACACTGAGCAGGGTGTGGCTGCTTCTGTCACCTAATCAGTTCACATTATTCTCAGTTCAGGGTGATGGGTTTGGTTCAGTTTGAGTCAAGTTAGATTTCCCCTGCCCATGACTGCACAGCATCCTTGGTCACAGGGAAATATCACATGGAAGCTCGCCAATGTGTTGGCAAATCTATTACTTACATGATAATTTGCACTTGAAGATGAACATTCAAATGCAATTCCCACTGATGGCAAGTCAACAGTGACATCTCACTCTCCCTATAAGGGTCAGAGACATCCCTAGCTGTCATTTTACAGACTTGCTGCAGTGCTTAAAATTAAACTACTCAACTCCTCCAAACCCACTAAGAAAGATGgagtgaaaaagaagaaacaggtgTATAGATTATAATTTCAATGGACAGGCCAAATTACAGGAGAAGCAGGAAACGAAAGAATGTAATTATCCCTCATCTGAAAAAGGCTCTGCATGTGCCCATGAACAGCTTATTCCCTAGACTAGAGAAGTCTGAAACTGCTATTACTTGACCACAGGTTCCTGAGGGAAGACCTCTGCTATGCCAGACATAGTGTCAGAATGGCAGACCAAAGCAGCACCCCTAATGGGAGGGTAGAAAGTTTACACTGGATCCCAGATAAAATGCCCTGTTTCCAATCCTAGtgctccaataaaaaaaaaaaaagctgtgtctCTTTGGACAGTTTGTTTACTATCTCTGGCTTTTGTTATATTTAGGATTCAAGGATTAACCAAATTCTTTCTAAAGTATTTTTCCTAGTTTTAAAATCTCTGATTTTTGTGAATATTCAAGTTATTCCAATTACTTTCGATTCATTGATAATAATGTGTTcattatgattattaatatttaatcaaatttttTTAGTTGGAGTTTAAAACATTGGATGCATTTTGTGTGAGTTAGAATCTGCAGACTGCAATTTTCTTATTCTACATATTTTCCAATAGTGAaagtcaatacatatttatttgttttacaaacatttcttgaacacatatatatgttcCGAAGTGTAGTATACCATAATGGTGACTTGCACACGTGAGCACTAAAAGTTTAGAGCTGAATGAAGTTGATCCTTTTTTCCAGATTTGCTCCAACAGACTTTAAAATTCTTATCAGAGTATAAATAACTGACTAGAGCAGTAATGATgtgcaatatttattttcttaaaacatgtaCACACtaccaaaagagaaaaacacactACCCTTTGTCACACATGCTAATGAAAAGCTTAGTTGATTTTCACTCTCCTTCATTTCCTCTAAAATCTCTCTGGCTTAGGACTCTGTCAGCTGAAAAACAAACATGTGGCTACCACATTTGGGGACAATACAGTGTTTGCAAGCCCTGCGGGAGATAATCTAGCCACACATTGTGTTCCCTGTTCAATAACAAAACTATTATTCACAAAATTGGAGAAACCATAGTTCCTTTCCACTCAAATCtgagatgataatgatgatgacaataataataataagccacGGCTACATCAAGATACAAACAGCTTTTTTTGCTTTGATAAGATCCACAGCTGATTTCACTTTTGACCATGAGATTTTCTTCTCGTGAACAATTCTGCAGTATGTGCCAtaagagaagggaaggaatgttgctaattctttttttgagtTTCTAGCCCATCAATATCAAATCTTTAAATGGCAATGTCTGGCCCATTGGCCAAGAAATGAAAGTTGTTGTAATGCTATGTTCCTGGTAtttgttaaatacatttatttttgtaggacatttcacataaatggaaaacagaaagccGAAACCATAAAGCAGGGCCTCTGAATTGCAGAAGCCAGAACAGTAATGCCACATTCAAAGCAATCAGGTTCAAGTGTAAATTCTTTTGTTTGAGGCTCAAGAAGCTCATACAAAGCTTGTTTTTTGGTAAAGAGTAATGGTTGTATGTGCTTTGGTTCCATGTGGtttgaaaacaaaacagcacagagaataaaatttaaaaagtggaaagtTGGAGATGTGTAAGGGGAAAATGATTGAGAAAACAGAATACCATATAACACAAAGGAGAATACACTCTGAGTGTTGAATTAGGACATTGAGGATACttaaaaagtaattaagaaaTGTAACAGAGTGAAATACAGAACTAGAAATCTTTTTACTTGGAGTGAAATGGAGGAGAGGAGTAAGTTAGCCTTAAAGTTAACAGTGTGCTTGTGTTCCCTTCTACTACTTATCCTAGCCTTCTGCCACATACCACTTCCAGGTATTCACccaaatataaaaagtagacagttGGGTACACACTTGTCTGTGTGTCAAgaccaaactgaaaaaaaaaaagtataaacaaacTGAGTAGAAGAATTCcagaaataataacttttaaatgtaTCTGGCTTGGTTACCCATTCCTTTGGGCCACCTAAGGAATGGAAAAGTGGAGTTTAACTCTAAGGAATAGAAAAGTATTTCATTCTGGTGTCCTTAATGCATGTTCACGTGTGATGAAGTAAAGAATGTTAGTTACTgaaacaaaatgggaaaatgagaagAGGTGATATGATAGGAGAATGGGTCTTTGAAGTACAGGGGATCAGAGTTCAAAGTAATTAGTtctattaacaataaaaataagggttcaccgggaggcgaagcttgcagtgagccgagattgcgccactgcactccagcctgggtgacagagccagactccgtctcaaaaaaaaaaaaaaaaaaaaaaaaaagggttcagCCAATTGGCAAAATTGCTTACAAGTAAAGTCCACATGATTTAATTGGTCCCAATAGACAGTCCAATGGCAAAATGGCAACGTTCTTCATGCTGTGGAGTGTATAGggtcatttttgttattaattgaTACAATGAAGTGTGCTCCTATTTCTACCTCTGGACTTCTTTTCTGCTCCTAAGCTCTTGCTGGATTCAGTTTCACTGTCCCAGTACCCtaaaagttatttaatataaCCTAGGCATGATCCTCCAAAATCGTGGGGTATAAGTCAGGAGGGTCCTGACTTATATTCTTCCTCTGCCTATCACATGCAATGATTGCAATCTTACTACTAGGCAGTCATCCCTCTGCTTTAACTTAACTCAGTGTGCATTGCCTTCTCTTAAGGCCCAGGGAAAACAAGATGACAAATGTCTAACGTCTTAATGGGAATTATCTGAGATTTAATTTTTTGTCCCTCTCTCCTGTAAAATGATAGATCTCAGAATATTTGAGGGTGTTGTGTGTGTTTGGAGTGAAGGCAGAGTGGAAGGAAAATGTTGATGAGGCTGTGAAAGTGAAACCCTGCTTCACAATTATGCTTGAGGTCAACTTTGAGaatcagttctttttctttctattatgaTTAGAATGTTACTCTTGATTATATAGCACCTTAATcaaacaatgaattttttttttgaggcagagtttcactcttgtctcccaggctggagtacagtgatgaaatctcagcttactgcaacctccacctcccaggttcaagtggttctcctgcctcagcctccccagtagccaggattacaggtgcatgacaccacactcagctaatttttttatttttatttttagtagagacagtgtttcgctatgttggccaggatggtcttgaactccttacctcaaatgatcagcctgtctcagcctcccaaagtgctagctgggattacaggtgtgagccactgcgcccagcctgaaatttttttatataatggCTCTTGAAGCCGTGAGTCTTTTAAACAGGCTCAGTTAGTTATAATTAGTCCTATAACTATATTGCAGTAAACATGGGTTTCTctgacttttatatattttctaatatttcagcTGTTTTATGGATCACAGTTATCTCTTTCAGGAGGCACAGAGAAAAAAACTTAAGCCCTGTGTCATAAAGTCTGTGGGAACTGTGTCTCCAATAGGTCACATAATGGCACTGGACTCTTTGACCCTATTCTAGGCTGCTTATGTGAAGAAGACAGGCTTGTTTGCCAGGGAGATATCTTTTATACGTTATGCTCAATGGTCTATATAAGTTTTTGAAATGGTTAACATAAGAGCCTATAGTACAGTGgcatattgaaaaataataaatgcattgattaaatgaaaatattaggtGAAAATCTCAAAATGAAGTTATACAACCTTAAATGATCTGTGGTTAAGGAGTCTCCAATACCTAAATCATTGAGTTGAATATACAGGGTCTTTTCAAATTTGCTAAATAGATGCCTAgtcaaggaaagaaataatttaaagaataagCAAAAACAAGTAATTATAAAAACTCCCTCAATTTAATCTCCCTCTCTAACAGGACAATACCTGTCCTCTCATTACTAATAATTGCTTCTGTTTCTTACCATTTACTATGCTCCTGGAACTATACAAAGTGCTTGAATGTATTACCTCACTTTTATattcacaataaccctatgaggtggttattaatattttcattttatagataaggaacaTATCTATAAAGCTTAGAGAGATAAAGCATCATGCTCAGTTAAAACTTGGCAGAGCTGGATCTTGAACCCAGGTCTAGCCTGCTATAAGCACGATATTAAATTCTTGTTATGTGAAGTAGAAAAAAGGTAAGTagttgtttctttcattttcctttctttgtttaatTACTGGAAAAAATAAGCTGAGTTACTCATTAAAGTTTACATCACAAGGAGATTGTGGCCAGGCCAATTAAATAATTAGACTAGCAGTGACTGTCATTCTAGTGCCCATGGCTAAATGGCTGTGGGATACGTGTGACATACAAGTTAGCTGGGAAGGTGACAAGTAGTAGAAAGAACGTTGACTATGGAGACAGACAGTCCTTGGATAACTCTCACCTCTACTATTTACTAACAATAAGTACTTGGATGAATTACTTAACTATTATGAGACTTGGGTTTCGGcaccaaaaataaagataataaaatctatcttcagggttgttgtgagaatgaaatgttTGTAAGTGCATGTCAGAGCATCTAGCTTATGTTAGGCAATgaataaatggtagttattacTACTTGGTACTTGGACATAGAATTTAAAAGTCGACAAAGACAACTGTATACAATCATGCAAAAAGGCATTTTCTATAAACAAGGAAAAAGGAACATTCTTTCCTTCTTAAAGTGCCTATTTTGCTACTTTGAGGCAGgcaggcttttttaaaaaaagaaatcagtaagaaattattgagatatgatttatacaaaataaaacgTACAACCTTCAAGTGTGcagtttgatgaatttttttaaaatgtatatgcccTTGTAGCCAGTACCACAAGCCTGATACAGAATTTTTCCATAATTTTACAAAGTCTTCTTGAGCCCACTCTACCCCTGCCCCAGGTAAccacagttttgatttttttcacctCGATGTTTTATTTGCTCCAATACTTCAAGTTAGTAGGAATTTTACAGCAGCTCTTCTCTTGTGTCTATTCTTTGGTTCAGCGTAATGTCTGTAAGATTCGTCCATGTTGTTGCTCAATCTTGATGAGTAGTATTTCATGCTATGAACATATCATAATcggtttatttgttcattttgttggGGGGGGGGGAATTTCCCCCCAGAttggggccattatgaataaagctgcgaTGAACATTCATCTACAAATTATCCTAtggatgtatattttcatttcctttttgtaaaTGGAGATAGAATTACTGCATCTTTAGAGTAAGTACATGTTTAATTTTACACAAAATTGTCAAATCGTTTTATAGttagttgtattatttttacattcaCACCAGCCACATATAAAGTTCTAGTTGTTTCACATCCTTATCAACCTCTGGTATTACAGTGTTTTCCAATTTAGCCATTGAGtgtgaaatgatatttcattgtcattttaatttgcatttctttagtgACTAaagattttaagcatttttttcattttcacacaTTTATGGTATATCTGTTCaaatttttcccaatttttaattttttttgtattcttattgaGATGTAAAAGTTTTTTATACATTCAGGATATCAGACTTACTTAAGATAAAtgcattacaaatattttctctcagtctgtcgacttaacttttcattttcttaatgatgtcttttgCAGAATAGAGTTTGTAATTTTGATATATCCAGTATCAATTTGCTCTCTTTCACTATTGGTGTCCTTTGTATCCTAAGAAATCATTTTTTAGCCCAAGGCCATGagattttcttccatatttttctcTAGAAGTTTTCTAATTTTAGCTTTAtctttaggtctatgatccatttcaaaatactttgtatatggtatgaagtAGGAGTTGAGGTTTATCTTTTTCCACATGAATATCCAGTTGATTCAGAACTGTTTTTTGAAAGGTTTAGTATTTCTCTAAGGTGTTCCTtaatacc
The genomic region above belongs to Homo sapiens chromosome 5, GRCh38.p14 Primary Assembly and contains:
- the LOX gene encoding protein-lysine 6-oxidase isoform 1 preproprotein (isoform 1 preproprotein is encoded by transcript variant 1) produces the protein MRFAWTVLLLGPLQLCALVHCAPPAAGQQQPPREPPAAPGAWRQQIQWENNGQVFSLLSLGSQYQPQRRRDPGAAVPGAANASAQQPRTPILLIRDNRTAAARTRTAGSSGVTAGRPRPTARHWFQAGYSTSRAREAGASRAENQTAPGEVPALSNLRPPSRVDGMVGDDPYNPYKYSDDNPYYNYYDTYERPRPGGRYRPGYGTGYFQYGLPDLVADPYYIQASTYVQKMSMYNLRCAAEENCLASTAYRADVRDYDHRVLLRFPQRVKNQGTSDFLPSRPRYSWEWHSCHQHYHSMDEFSHYDLLDANTQRRVAEGHKASFCLEDTSCDYGYHRRFACTAHTQGLSPGCYDTYGADIDCQWIDITDVKPGNYILKVSVNPSYLVPESDYTNNVVRCDIRYTGHHAYASGCTISPY